A section of the Pseudovibrio sp. M1P-2-3 genome encodes:
- a CDS encoding cadherin-like domain-containing protein, translating to MTIIKGTRGDDTLSGSDNNDLILSGNGDDTITSGDGNDLVYSGRGDDTVYAGDGNDLVITGKGDDTIDAGDGNDLVIAGKGDDTIDAGDGSDFVSAGSGNDTVIHIEAENVDTCDVYCGDKGWDTIVLVVSQTIFDSEAFQQDLAYFQAMIDCTGSASGYFSSLGIQIHSFEVLEVTIDTAGNNAPIATNVNLGAMEEDGSRLITAAELFDGAADADGDTLTITSLSIQAGNGVLTDNLVGTWTYIPAADDDSDVTFAYVVSDGALTSSALAALDMTPENDAPEATADTATTIEGNAVTIDVLANDSDVDSANLNISQVSQAQSGTVTIDGAVLVYIPHEASLAPIHLLILCQMERAGSLAHK from the coding sequence ATGACTATCATCAAAGGCACACGAGGTGACGATACTCTCTCCGGCTCTGATAACAATGACCTCATACTCTCTGGGAACGGGGACGATACCATCACATCTGGCGATGGCAACGACTTAGTCTATTCCGGCAGGGGGGATGACACGGTTTATGCCGGTGATGGCAATGATTTAGTCATTACAGGCAAAGGGGACGATACGATTGATGCCGGTGATGGCAATGATTTGGTCATTGCAGGTAAAGGCGATGATACAATTGACGCAGGCGATGGTAGCGATTTTGTGTCCGCTGGTAGCGGGAATGATACCGTTATTCATATTGAAGCCGAAAACGTGGATACCTGTGATGTTTACTGCGGTGACAAAGGCTGGGACACCATTGTTTTAGTGGTCTCGCAGACAATATTTGACTCTGAAGCTTTTCAGCAAGATTTGGCTTACTTTCAGGCGATGATTGACTGCACGGGTTCGGCTTCAGGTTACTTTTCAAGCCTTGGAATTCAAATTCATTCCTTCGAAGTCTTAGAAGTGACTATCGATACGGCTGGCAATAATGCGCCCATTGCAACCAACGTGAACCTTGGTGCCATGGAGGAAGATGGAAGCCGGCTTATTACTGCTGCTGAATTGTTTGATGGTGCCGCAGATGCGGATGGAGATACGCTGACCATCACCAGCTTGAGCATACAAGCAGGCAATGGCGTCTTGACTGATAACCTTGTTGGGACGTGGACGTACATTCCTGCTGCAGACGATGACAGTGACGTCACCTTTGCCTATGTTGTGTCTGATGGAGCACTTACATCCTCTGCTTTGGCAGCCTTGGATATGACACCTGAAAATGATGCGCCTGAGGCGACCGCTGACACAGCAACTACCATTGAGGGCAATGCTGTCACTATTGATGTTTTGGCAAACGACAGCGATGTAGATTCTGCAAATCTGAATATATCACAGGTGTCGCAAGCTCAGTCTGGCACCGTTACGATTGATGGGGCCGTACTTGTTTATATTCCCCATGAGGCTTCTTTGGCTCCGATACATTTACTTATACTGTGTCAGATGGAGCGGGCGGGTTCACTGGCGCACAAGTAA
- a CDS encoding BspA family leucine-rich repeat surface protein, whose amino-acid sequence MSDGAGGFTGAQVTVTIDQDPDKVAVFSEILEDSSSPDGAMNANGVAVSDDQLALVVNRVLEGSESASSPMEARYQAAIQAETGFSNLPTSAQVQAIIDAENLDLGTLFQGQSLFNESYVTGWDVSLVSNMEKMFENANAFNQDISNWDVGSVTNMKEMFEGDHVFNQDISAWDVSNVTTMQDMFDDARVFNQDISGWDVSNVVNFEEVFENAYAFNQDISSWDMSSATTIKGMFEGASSFDQDITDWDISNVTNMIGLFEGADVFNQNVGIWDVSGVSEMRGMFDRASEFNQDIGDWDVSNVTDLSSIFSQALAFNQDIGNWDVSNVLNLSSMFNQASSFNQDISGWDVSSVEFSISMFTETSTFNQDISGWDVSSLFNSNDMFRDAQAFNQDLGNWDISALRFADSMFDNSALSIGNFNSLLAGWSTLDTTSGETAIQQGVTLGTSGLTYVDATSFDHLQTVYGWTIEGATLADGVDLGTASGDVIDVSQGNSPQVIHVSSPV is encoded by the coding sequence GTGTCAGATGGAGCGGGCGGGTTCACTGGCGCACAAGTAACTGTCACCATTGATCAAGATCCAGATAAAGTCGCGGTGTTCTCCGAAATACTAGAGGATTCTTCGTCTCCAGATGGTGCCATGAATGCCAATGGGGTTGCGGTGAGCGATGATCAGTTAGCGCTTGTCGTTAACCGGGTTCTGGAGGGTAGCGAGAGTGCATCTTCTCCAATGGAAGCACGCTATCAGGCCGCCATTCAGGCCGAGACCGGCTTTTCCAACCTGCCAACTTCAGCGCAGGTACAGGCCATTATTGATGCCGAGAACTTGGATTTAGGTACACTGTTCCAAGGCCAATCCTTATTTAACGAAAGTTATGTGACTGGCTGGGATGTAAGTCTTGTATCCAACATGGAGAAGATGTTTGAAAATGCGAATGCCTTCAATCAGGATATTTCCAACTGGGATGTGGGTAGTGTCACGAACATGAAGGAGATGTTTGAGGGCGATCATGTATTCAATCAAGATATTTCGGCGTGGGATGTAAGTAACGTCACCACAATGCAAGATATGTTTGATGACGCACGGGTCTTCAATCAGGATATTTCTGGCTGGGATGTGTCCAATGTCGTGAATTTTGAAGAAGTATTTGAAAATGCCTATGCGTTTAATCAGGATATCTCGAGTTGGGATATGAGCAGTGCCACCACGATCAAGGGCATGTTTGAAGGCGCAAGTTCATTTGATCAGGATATCACCGATTGGGACATTAGCAATGTCACCAATATGATTGGCTTATTTGAAGGGGCTGATGTCTTTAACCAGAATGTGGGTATCTGGGATGTCTCGGGCGTCTCTGAAATGCGAGGCATGTTCGACAGAGCATCCGAATTCAATCAGGATATTGGTGACTGGGATGTATCCAACGTTACCGATTTGTCGAGTATATTCAGTCAAGCCCTGGCGTTTAATCAGGACATTGGCAATTGGGATGTGTCCAACGTATTGAATTTAAGCTCTATGTTCAATCAGGCAAGTTCCTTTAATCAGGATATTAGTGGATGGGATGTTAGTAGCGTAGAATTCAGTATCTCTATGTTCACAGAGACCAGCACCTTCAATCAGGATATCAGTGGGTGGGATGTTTCTAGTTTATTTAATTCCAATGATATGTTTCGTGATGCCCAAGCCTTTAATCAGGATCTTGGAAACTGGGATATTTCTGCACTCCGTTTTGCAGATAGTATGTTCGACAATTCCGCGTTGAGTATTGGTAACTTTAACAGTCTTTTGGCGGGCTGGTCCACGCTTGATACAACCTCAGGTGAAACAGCAATCCAGCAAGGGGTGACCCTTGGCACCAGCGGCCTAACCTATGTGGATGCCACATCCTTTGATCATTTACAGACTGTCTATGGGTGGACGATTGAGGGAGCAACGCTTGCCGATGGCGTCGATCTTGGGACTGCTAGTGGCGATGTAATTGATGTATCACAGGGCAATAGCCCCCAAGTTATTCATGTGAGCAGCCCCGTTTGA